A part of Doryrhamphus excisus isolate RoL2022-K1 chromosome 8, RoL_Dexc_1.0, whole genome shotgun sequence genomic DNA contains:
- the hic1 gene encoding hypermethylated in cancer 1 protein encodes MIIEGDLDGMAADIGHAGGGLKTMLDVMEVPSHARDLLLQLNSQRTKGFLCDVIIVVQNALFRAHKNILAASSLYLKSLVVHDNLINLDHEMVSPGVFRVILDYIYTGRLSDGDPASPTEPNLGAVLAAASYLQLLDLVALCKKKLKRNGKYPPRTGPAFLPYAKMGPGMGLGTGGRYRVSTPVIQSCPPGGIMNSHTPRPLPLEELVPHRLAIHAGELYAPTSNQGSQVFPSMQSVLPAQLGLRSALPERNCSPNYGLDLSKKSPNSQSQHTPSQPHVISTHNDEERDGTQSARTSPTQGANSRAFPSEKMETTDQARTPPPFPHHNQPLGPHLPHLHRSGSQATERYPCPPSPDTPTEIGEPGREVGNIYRWVKHEPLPYAGEDEDEEDDEEEAGENGERRHNHHKIGEESEGPDDKSGSGTEETGSSEGRPSPSGPMGRFHVPYEPESFGDNLYVCIPCDKGFPSSEQLNAHVETHTEEELYGNSGGEIGNNNNNKNINNSTNGYGGLNNANTLNSLSHLETKSSQALSSGTIAEMIRPYRCSTCEKSYKDPATLRQHEKTHWLTRPYPCSICGKKFTQRGTMTRHMRSHLGLKPFACDSCGMRFTRQYRLTEHMRIHSGEKPYECQVCGGKFAQQRNLISHMKMHSSGGATGGLATEGKLKLDFAEGIYPLSKYTAEHLGLKQEKANELLIQAQQQLVADAKAMESLYPLSKLASEHLGGLAHDKMDVLCQPLPPPQQALSEARTIDRYSPS; translated from the exons ATGATCATTGAGGGAGACTTAGATGGGATGGCAGCAGACATCGGGCATGCAG gtggcGGACTAAAAACGATGCTGGATGTCATGGAAGTTCCAAGTCATGCTCGGGATCTCCTCCTGCAGCTCAACAGCCAACGCACCAAAGGATTCctgtgtgatgtcatcatcgTGGTGCAGAACGCCCTCTTCAGGGCACACAAGAACATTCTGGCTGCCAGCAGCCTCTACTTGAAATCCTTGGTGGTTCACGACAATCTCATCAACCTCGACCACGAGATGGTGAGTCCCGGGGTCTTCCGGGTCATTCTGGACTACATCTACACAGGCCGCCTTTCAGACGGGGACCCCGCTTCTCCCACGGAACCCAATCTGGGTGCCGTCTTGGCTGCGGCAAGCTATCTTCAGTTGCTTGACTTAGTAGCTCTGTGCAAAAAGAAGCTGAAAAGAAATGGCAAGTACCCCCCTCGCACCGGGCCTGCCTTTCTCCCCTATGCAAAAATGGGACCCGGAATGGGTTTAGGCACCGGAGGCCGGTACAGGGTGTCCACCCCTGTCATCCAGTCGTGTCCCCCTGGGGGGATTATGAACAGCCACACACCTCGGCCTCTCCCACTTGAGGAGCTGGTTCCCCATCGGCTTGCCATCCATGCCGGCGAACTGTATGCTCCCACCTCCAATCAAGGCTCCCAGGTGTTCCCGTCCATGCAGTCGGTTCTCCCGGCCCAGCTTGGCCTACGTTCAGCGCTTCCGGAAAGGAACTGCTCCCCTAACTATGGCCTCGATCTGTCCAAGAAGAGTCCTAACTCCCAGTCCCAGCACACGCCCTCGCAGCCACATGTGATCAGCACCCACAATGATGAGGAACGAGATGGGACCCAGAGTGCCCGCACCAGTCCCACGCAGGGCGCCAACAGCAGGGCCTTCCCCTCAGAAAAAATGGAGACAACAGATCAGGCTCGAACACCGCCACCATTTCCACATCACAACCAGCCACTCGGCCCCCATCTTCCTCACCTCCATCGCTCGGGATCACAAGCTACAGAACGCTATCCATGTCCCCCAAGCCCGGACACCCCGACTGAAATCGGGGAGCCCGGACGAGAGGTGGGTAACATCTATCGCTGGGTGAAACACGAGCCGCTCCCGTACGCGGGTGAAGACGAGGATGAAGAAGACGATGAGGAGGAAGCAGGTGAAAACGGAGAGCGGCGGCACAATCATCATAAAATCGGCGAGGAGAGCGAGGGCCCGGATGACAAAAGTGGCTCAGGGACTGAGGAGACCGGCAGCAGCGAGGGGCGCCCGTCTCCTTCGGGTCCCATGGGGAGGTTCCACGTACCGTATGAGCCCGAGAGTTTCGGAGACAATCTGTACGTCTGCATTCCCTGTGACAAAGGCTTCCCGAGTTCAGAACAACTCAACGCACACGTGGAAACGCACACGGAGGAGGAGCTCTATGGGAACTCAGGTGGGGAGATcggaaataacaacaacaacaagaacatcaacaacagcacAAATGGCTACGGGGGCTTGAACAACGCCAACACCTTGAACAGCCTGTCTCACCTGGAGACAAAATCCAGTCAGGCTTTATCTTCAGGAACCATCGCGGAAATGATCCGTCCGTACCGATGCTCCACGTGTGAAAAGTCCTACAAAGATCCTGCCACTCTGCGACAGCACGAAAAAACCCACTGGCTGACTCGCCCTTACCCGTGCAGCATTTGCGGCAAGAAGTTCACACAGCGTGGCACCATGACACGTCACATGCGTAGCCACCTGGGCCTCAAACCGTTTGCTTGTGACTCCTGCGGCATGCGCTTCACTCGGCAGTACCGCCTCACGGAGCACATGCGAATCCACTCTGGCGAGAAGCCGTACGAGTGCCAAGTGTGCGGAGGGAAGTTCGCTCAGCAGCGCAATCTGATCAGTCACATGAAGATGCACAGCAGCGGGGGTGCCACAGGAGGCCTCGCCACGGAGGGAAAACTAAAGCTGGACTTTGCCGAGGGCATCTACCCACTGAGCAAGTACACAGCGGAGCATCTCGGGCTGAAACAGGAGAAGGCCAACGAGCTCCTCATCCAGGCTCAGCAGCAGCTGGTGGCCGACGCCAAGGCCATGGAGAGCCTCTACCCCCTCTCCAAACTGGCCTCTGAGCACCTCGGAGGCCTTGCCCACGACAAGATGGACGTCCTGTGCCAACCCCTTCCCCCTCCCCAACAAGCGCTCTCCGAGGCCCGCACCATTGACCGCTACTCGCCCAGCTAA